In one Dermatophilaceae bacterium Sec6.4 genomic region, the following are encoded:
- the pseB gene encoding UDP-N-acetylglucosamine 4,6-dehydratase (inverting) has protein sequence MSILEGSSILVTGGTGSFGKAFITRLLADVGPKRVVIYSRDELKQWEARQLFGDDPRLRWFIGDVRDLPRLKRAMHQVDYVVHAAALKQVDTGEYNPFEFVKTNVMGSQNVVEAAIDSGVQKVVALSTDKASSPINLYGATKLTADKLFILGNHYAAAYPTRFAVVRYGNVTGSRGSIIPKFRALHAAGESLPITDLRCTRFLITLPDAVQMVMDTFDMMQGGELVVPHIPSHMVTDLAQAVAPGAKMHDIGLRPGEKLHEEMISPEEGRRAVIVMGGKYFVLEPELGTWGYRPITDGEAVPEGFHCSSDKNDLWYSAEDIRKVLETGI, from the coding sequence GTGAGCATTCTTGAAGGTTCGTCCATCCTCGTCACCGGTGGTACCGGATCGTTCGGTAAAGCCTTCATCACCCGACTCCTGGCCGACGTCGGACCCAAGCGTGTGGTGATCTATTCCCGCGACGAGCTCAAGCAGTGGGAAGCGCGCCAATTGTTCGGTGACGACCCCCGGCTGCGGTGGTTCATCGGCGACGTGCGCGATCTGCCCCGCCTCAAGCGCGCGATGCACCAGGTCGACTACGTGGTCCACGCAGCGGCGCTCAAGCAGGTCGATACGGGGGAGTACAACCCGTTCGAATTCGTCAAGACCAACGTGATGGGTAGCCAGAACGTCGTCGAGGCCGCCATTGACTCCGGCGTACAGAAGGTCGTGGCGCTGTCCACCGACAAGGCCTCCAGCCCGATCAACCTCTACGGCGCCACCAAGTTGACCGCCGACAAGCTCTTCATTCTCGGCAACCACTACGCAGCGGCCTACCCCACCCGGTTCGCGGTCGTCCGGTACGGCAATGTCACCGGGTCGCGCGGTTCCATCATCCCGAAGTTCCGCGCGTTGCACGCTGCGGGCGAATCGCTGCCGATCACCGACCTGCGCTGCACGCGCTTCCTGATCACCCTGCCGGACGCGGTCCAGATGGTGATGGACACCTTCGACATGATGCAGGGCGGCGAGCTGGTCGTGCCGCACATTCCCTCGCACATGGTCACCGACCTGGCGCAGGCAGTAGCGCCCGGCGCGAAGATGCACGACATCGGCCTGCGGCCGGGGGAGAAGCTGCACGAAGAGATGATCAGCCCGGAGGAGGGCCGGCGCGCAGTCATCGTGATGGGCGGCAAGTACTTCGTGTTGGAGCCGGAGCTGGGCACCTGGGGCTACCGGCCGATCACCGACGGCGAGGCGGTGCCGGAGGGCTTCCACTGCTCCTCGGACAAGAACGACCTGTGGTATTCCGCCGAGGACATCCGCAAGGTGCTCGAGACAGGCATCTAG
- a CDS encoding aldo/keto reductase — MTRTRVVVQSRLNSSRLPGKALMTIAGLPLIELVARRAARSGHEVVVATSDEHYDTRIAEHLTSVGISVMRGELDDVLGRFVHATADLAPDDRVVRLTGDNPVMDADVIDELLAAMDRSGHDYGRVDVDVVPEGLGAEGFWVRDLRLAAASTTDPYDREHVTPWLRRHLGELLFAPADNPGEPKRFRCTVDTLDDFDRASRLFAQVGDPVAAPWTDVMDVLAREVRDAGCSVPERSSALGLSSIVFGGSRLAEPAAPVTRAMLADAVARGVTHVEVGRADGEAEAVLRACADPQLVQRMKVLSRLAPLAGGGAPKAEAALERSFATIGRRSATAVLVDALVDAGPAVWARLRRYRDEGTVAAIGVAARSAQEAQQALALHGIGIIELPVNPCSPLPAELASAARAGGVELVARSVYGGGRLTADPRLASLAKELGRDGSDDLLLAYALGHPEIAAVAIGSLDRAQLARNLDLSSLTPLTRQQIHHVSQEMNES, encoded by the coding sequence GTGACCCGCACCCGAGTGGTCGTCCAATCGCGTCTGAATTCTTCCCGTCTGCCCGGCAAGGCCCTGATGACGATCGCCGGTCTTCCGCTGATCGAGTTGGTTGCCCGCCGTGCGGCCCGCAGCGGCCACGAGGTGGTGGTGGCCACCAGCGACGAGCACTACGACACCCGGATCGCGGAGCACCTGACGTCGGTCGGCATCTCGGTGATGCGCGGCGAGCTCGACGACGTGCTGGGCCGGTTCGTGCATGCGACAGCCGATCTTGCGCCGGACGACCGGGTCGTGCGGCTGACCGGTGACAACCCGGTCATGGACGCGGATGTCATCGACGAGTTGCTCGCCGCGATGGACCGGTCGGGGCACGACTACGGCCGCGTCGACGTCGATGTCGTGCCGGAGGGGCTGGGCGCCGAGGGTTTCTGGGTGCGCGACCTGCGCCTGGCCGCCGCATCGACCACCGATCCGTACGACCGCGAACACGTCACCCCATGGCTACGTCGGCACCTGGGCGAGCTGCTCTTCGCGCCGGCTGACAATCCCGGGGAGCCGAAGAGGTTCCGCTGCACTGTGGACACGCTGGACGACTTCGACCGTGCCAGCAGACTCTTCGCGCAGGTCGGTGATCCGGTCGCCGCGCCGTGGACCGACGTGATGGACGTGCTCGCCCGGGAGGTCCGCGATGCGGGATGCAGTGTCCCGGAACGCTCTTCAGCACTGGGTCTGAGCTCGATCGTCTTCGGCGGTAGCCGGCTGGCCGAGCCCGCCGCCCCGGTCACCAGGGCGATGCTCGCCGATGCAGTCGCTCGCGGCGTCACCCACGTGGAGGTGGGCCGCGCCGACGGTGAGGCGGAGGCGGTGTTGCGGGCCTGCGCCGATCCGCAGCTCGTGCAACGGATGAAGGTGCTCAGCAGGTTGGCCCCGCTGGCCGGCGGCGGTGCGCCGAAAGCGGAGGCAGCCCTGGAACGCTCCTTCGCAACGATCGGACGCCGTTCTGCCACGGCGGTTCTCGTGGACGCGTTGGTCGATGCAGGACCGGCGGTCTGGGCCCGCCTGCGGCGCTACCGCGACGAGGGGACGGTAGCCGCGATCGGTGTTGCCGCCCGCTCCGCGCAGGAGGCTCAGCAGGCGCTTGCGCTGCATGGCATCGGCATCATCGAACTCCCGGTCAATCCCTGCTCCCCGCTTCCCGCCGAGCTCGCGTCGGCAGCCCGGGCAGGCGGCGTGGAGCTGGTCGCCCGCAGCGTCTACGGCGGCGGCCGCCTGACGGCCGACCCGCGACTGGCCAGCCTCGCCAAGGAGTTGGGCCGCGACGGGAGCGACGATCTGCTGCTCGCGTACGCCCTCGGACACCCCGAAATCGCAGCAGTCGCGATCGGCTCGCTGGACCGCGCACAGCTGGCCCGCAACCTCGACCTTTCCTCGCTGACGCCCCTCACCCGACAACAGATCCACCATGTTTCACAGGAGATGAATGAGTCGTGA